In the Sus scrofa isolate TJ Tabasco breed Duroc chromosome 7, Sscrofa11.1, whole genome shotgun sequence genome, one interval contains:
- the DAD1 gene encoding dolichyl-diphosphooligosaccharide--protein glycosyltransferase subunit DAD1, with amino-acid sequence MSASVLSVISRFLEEYLSSTPQRLKLLDAYLLYILLTGALQFGYCLLVGTFPFNSFLSGFISCVGSFILAVCLRIQINPQNKADFQGISPERAFADFLFASTILHLVVMNFVG; translated from the exons ATGTCGGCGTCGGTGTTGTCGGTAATCTCCCGGTTCTTAGAAGAGTACTTGAGCTCCACTCCTCAGCGTCTGAAATTGTTGGATGCATATCTCTTGTATATACTGCTGACCGGGGCGCTGCAATTCGGTTACTGTCTCCTCGTGGGGACCTTCCCCTTCAACTCTTTCCTCTCCGGCTTTATCTCTTGCGTGGGGAGCTTCATTCTAGCGG TGTGTCTGAGAATACAGATCAACCCGCAGAACAAAGCAGATTTCCAAGGCATCTCCCCAGAGCGAGCCTTTGCTGATTTTCTCTTTGCCAGCACCATCCTGCACCTCGTTGTCATGAACTTTGTTGGCTGA